GCGACACCCTCTACAGCGAGCTGCATATCGAGTCTGCGCAGGCCCACGCAGACGGGGGTGTGCTGGGACTGCGGTCACTGGTCTACGCGGTCAGCGATTCGGCGAGTGAGCCCGATCGGCAGGTGCTCGACTGGCGTTTTAGCGCCTTGCAATTCTAGGTTCGGTTACTAAGGGCCAGCGCGGCACGCAAACTGTTGCACTGACTAGTGAAGAACCTTTGTGAGACCCCAACATTCGGGGCCACACGATCGAAACCGTGGAAGGCGCCTTCGACTACTTCTACCTGGCATGGCACCCCGGCTGCTGTCAGACGTTCGGCATAGGCCAGATCCTCGTCGTGGAGCAGGTCGTGGGTGCCGACGCCGATCCATGCCGGCGCCAGCCCTCCTAGGTCGTCACGCCGTCCCGGGACCGCGACCCGTGCGTCCGCATCGCCAAGATATGCCCGCCAGCCGAACCGGTTGGCGCGCCCGTTCCATAGCCGGTAGTGCGGGTTGGCGGGGGCGATCGACGGCCGGTCGTCGAGCATGGGGTACACCAGCAACTGAAATGCCGGTGTGATGCCGCCACGGTCGCGGGCAAGCAGAGCCAGCGCCGCCGCGAGGCCGCCGCCGGCACTAGCGCCGCCGATTGCCACCCGCGCGGGGTCCACCGCCGGCAGGCTGGCCAGCCAGGTCAACGCCGAGTAGCAGTCGCCCAGGGCGGCAGGATACGGATTTTCCGGCGCCAGGCGGTAGTCCACCGATGCGACAGTGATGCCCAGTCTGCTGCTGAACCGGAGGCAGAGCCGATCGTCCTGTTGCGCGGTGCCCATTACGTATCCGCCGGCGTGGATCCACAGCAGCGCGGGCGCTGGTTCGTTGCTGCCGGCGGGTCGGTATAGCCGGACACCGACCCCGGATTCCAGGGTGAGCACCTCGATATCGGGGGGTGTACGGGACATTCGAAGCCCCGCGACGACGATCAATGCCCGCATGACTGGCAGGGTGCGAGGACCGACCAGCTGTCGTGGGGTGACGACGGCGATGCGACGCAGGTCGGGGTGGACTTCGTTGCCGGACACCGGTCCAGTATGCGTCGGCGCAATTTCGCCTCGGTACAGCGATGGCTTTGGCAGGCTGCGGTTAGTCGAACGAGGATCGGGATGGTGGCCTGATGAGTGATCCAGCAAGAGGGGCGGAAGCCGAGGATGCCTACGGTTTTCCCGCCGGGCTGTGGCGCTGGCTGCAGCGGCATCCACCGCCGGCGTTGCACCGGCTCACCCGGTTTCGCAGCCCGTTGCGTGGTCCGTGGTTGACGTCGGTGTTCGGCCTGGTGCTATTGGTGGCGTTGCCTTTCGTCATCATCACCGGGCTACTTTCTTATATCGCCTATGCGCCGCAGCTGGGCCAGGCCATCCCCGGTGACGTCGGCTGGCTGCGACTCCCCGCTTTCACCTGGCCCACCCGTCCGTCCTGGCTGTACCGGTTGACCCAGGGGCTGCATGTGGGGCTGGGGCTGGTGATCATTCCCGTGGTGCTGGCCAAGTTGTGGTCGGTGATACCGCGGCTGTTTGTGTGGCCGCCGGCGCGCTCGATTGCCCAGGTGCTCGAACGGTTGTCGGTGCTGATGCTGGTCGGTGGGATCCTGTTCCAGATCGTCACCGGCGTGCTCAACATTCAGTATGACTACATCTTCGGGTTCAGCTTCTACACCGGCCACTATTTTGGGGCTTGGGTCTTCATTGCGGGTTTCCTGTTGCATATCGTGGTCAAGATCCCCCACATGGTCACCGGGTTGCGATCGATACCGATGCGAGAAGTGTTGGGTACCAACGTGGCTGACACCCGGGCGCAGCCGTGCGATCCGGACGGGCTGGTGTCGGTCAATCCGGGCGAGGCCACGCTAAGCAGACGCGGTGCCCTGGGATTGGTCGGTGCCGGGGTGCTGCTGATCGGGGTGCTGACGGTTGGGCAAACCCTGGGCGGGTTCACCCGCAAGGCCGCCCTGCTGCTGCCCCGGGGCCGTGTCGTGAGCCCGGGCGACTTCCCGGTCAACAAGACCGCCGCCGCCGCCGGGATCACCGCGGAGGCCATTGGCCCCGACTGGCGGCTGGTGCTGTGTGGCGGGCCTGCGGAAGTAGTGCTGGATCGCGCCACGCTGGCCGGCCTGCCGCAACGCACCGCCCGGCTGCCGCTGGCCTGCGTCGAAGGGTGGTCGGCCGTGCGCACCTGGAGCGGCGTGCCGCTGGCCGAGCTGGCGCTGCTGGCGGGCGTGCCGGCGGCGCGCTCGGCACGGGTTACATCGCTGCAGCGCGGCGGGGCGTTCGGCGAGGCGAAGCTGGCGGCAAACCAGATCGCCGACCCCGATGCGCTGCTGGCGTTGCGGGTCGACGGGGCGGATCTGTCGCTGGATCATGGCTACCCGGCCCGCATCATCGTTCCCGCACTGCCCGGTGTGCACAACACGAAATGGGTCGCTGGCATCGAATTCCACAAGAGGTGAAATGTTCGACATTGCAACGCGTTTCAAAAACTCCTACGGGTCAGGTCCATTGCACCTGCTGGCGATGGTGTCTGGCTTCGCCCTGCTGGGCTACATCGTGGCCACCGCCAGGCCCTCGGCGCTGTGGAACCAGGCCACCTGGTGGCAGTCGATCGCGGTCTGGTTTGTCGCCGCCGTCGTAGCCCACGACCTGCTGTTGTACCCGCTCTACGCGCTGGCCGACCGGATCCTGGCCAGGCTAGTCGGCAGGCGCGACGTCTCGGCGCCCCGCCGCCGCCCGGAACTACCGGTACGCAACTACATTCGGATCCCGGCGCTGGCAGCCGGCTTGACGCTGCTGGTTTTCCTGCCCGGCATCATCAGACAGGGTGCGCCGACATACCTGGATGCGACCGGACAGACGCAGGAACCATTTCTGGGCAGGTGGTTGCTGCTCACCGCGGTCGCGTTCGGGATCAGCGCGGCCGCTTACGCCATTCGGCTGGTGGTGGCGCACGTGAGGCGGCGCCGAGCGGGGTGTTCGCGGGTCGACGCGATCGACGAGGAGTAGGCTCCCACCATGAACCAGCGACGCGCCGCCGGGTCAACCGGTGTGGCCTACATCAGATGGTTGCTACGTGCCCGTCCCGCTGACTATATGCTGGCCTTGAGTGTCGCCGGGGGTTCGCTACCGGTGGTGGGTAAGCACCTCAAGCCGCTCGGCGGCGTTACTGCCATCGGCGTCTGGGGCGCCCGGCACGCATCCGATTTCTTGTCCGCGACGGCGAAGGATTTACTGACCCCCGGTATCAACGAGGTTCGCCGTCGAGATCGTGCCAGCACGCAGGAGGTTTCCGTCGCGGCCTTACGCGGCATCGTTTCGCCCGACGACCTTGCCGTCGAATGGCCGGCGCCGGAGCGCACGCCGCCGGTCTGCGGGGCGCTGCGCCACCGCCGTTACGTCCACCGCCGTCGCGTCCTCTACGGCGACGACCCGGCCCAGTTGCTCGACGTATGGCGCCGCAAAGATATGCCCACCAAACCCGCGCCGGTGTTGATCTTCGTCCCAGGCGGTGCCTGGGTGCACGGCAGTCGCGCCATCCAGGGGTATGCGGTGCTGTCTCGGCTGGCCGCACAGGGGTGGGTGTGCCTATCGATCGACTACCGGGTCGCACCGCATCACCGCTGGCCACGACACATCCTGGATGTCAAGACCGCCATCGCGTGGGCACGGGCCAATGTCGACAAATTCGGCGGTGACCGCAATTTCATTGCGGTGGCTGGTTGTTCGGCCGGCGGCCACTTGTCCGCGCTGGCCGGGCTCACCGCCAACGACCCGCAATATCAGGCCGAGCTGCCAGAGGGCTCCGACACGTCGGTCGACGCGGTGGTGGGGATTTACGGCCGCTACGACTGGGAGGACCGCTCCACCCCGGAACGTGCCCGGTTCGTCGATTTTCTGGAGCGGGTAGTGGTTCAGCGCACGATTGATCGTCACCCCGAAGTGTTCCGTGACGCGTCGCCGATCCAACGAGTCACCAGAAATGCACCGCCATTCCTGGTGATTCATGGCAGCCGTGACTGTGTCATCCCGGTTGAGCAGGCGCGGAGCTTTGTCGAGCGGTTACGAGCGGTCTCCCGCTCACAGGTTGGCTACCTGGAGCTGCCCGGTGCGGGCCACGGCTTCGACCTGCTAGACGGCGCTCGCACCGGCCCGACGGCACACGCGATCGCGCTGTTTCTCAACCAGGTTCATCGCAGCCGGGCACAGTTCGCGAAAGAGGTCATCTAAACGCCGGCCAATTGTATGGTCGCCCTATGAGTAGGGGGCTGCGGTGAAACGGCTCAGCGGCTGGGACGCGGTACTGCTTTACAGCGAGACCCCGAATGTGCACATGCACACACTCAAGGTCGCCGTGATCGAATTGGATTCGGACAGACAGGAATTCGGTGTCGACGCGTTTCGCGAGGTGATCGCTGGCCGGCTGCATAAGCTTGAGCCATTGGGCTATCAGCTGGTTGATGTCCCGTTGAAGTTCCATCACCCGATGTGGCGGGAGCACTGCCAGGTCGATCTCAACTACCACATCCGGCCGTGGCGGTTGCGCGCCCCGGGGGGTCGGCGCGAACTCGACGAGGCGGTCGGAGAAATCGCCAGCACCCCGCTGAACCGCGACCACCCGCTGTGGGAGATGTACTTCGTTGAGGGGCTTGCCAACCACCGGATCGCGGTGGTTGCCAAAATTCACCATGCGTTGGCTGACGGTGTTGCCTCGGCAAACATGATGGCACGGGGGATGGATCTGCTGCCGGGACCGGAGGTCGGCCGCTATGTGCCTGACCCCGCTCCTACCAAGCGGCAGTTGCTGTCCGCGGCGTTCATCGACCACTTGCGCCACCTCGGCCGGATTCCTGCAACCATCCGGTACACCACGCAGGGTCTAGGCCGGGTGCGACGTAGCTCGCGCAAGCTCTCACCCGCACTGACCATGCCATTTACCCCGCCACCGACGTTCATGAATCACCGGCTCACCCCGGAGCGCAGGTTCGCCACCGCCACCCTGGCGCTGATTGACGTGAAGGCGACGGCCAAGTTGCTGGGGGCGACGATCAACGACATGGTGCTGGCCATGTCGACCGGCGCTCTGCGTACCCTGCTATTGCGCTATGACGGCAAGGCCGAACCGCTGCTGGCGTCGGTCCCGGTGAGTTACGACTTCTCACCGGAGCGGATCTCCGGTAACCGCTTCACCGGAATGCTGGTGGCGCTGCCTGCCGACTCCGACGACCCGTTGCAGCGGGTGCGCGTCTGTCACGAAAACGCGGTCTCCGCCAAGGAGAGCCACCAGCTTTTGGGACCGGAGTTGATCAGCCGCTGGGCGGCTTACT
Above is a window of Mycobacterium tuberculosis H37Rv DNA encoding:
- the lipW gene encoding esterase LipW; its protein translation is MSGNEVHPDLRRIAVVTPRQLVGPRTLPVMRALIVVAGLRMSRTPPDIEVLTLESGVGVRLYRPAGSNEPAPALLWIHAGGYVMGTAQQDDRLCLRFSSRLGITVASVDYRLAPENPYPAALGDCYSALTWLASLPAVDPARVAIGGASAGGGLAAALALLARDRGGITPAFQLLVYPMLDDRPSIAPANPHYRLWNGRANRFGWRAYLGDADARVAVPGRRDDLGGLAPAWIGVGTHDLLHDEDLAYAERLTAAGVPCQVEVVEGAFHGFDRVAPNVGVSQRFFTSQCNSLRAALALSNRT
- a CDS encoding transmembrane protein encodes the protein MSDPARGAEAEDAYGFPAGLWRWLQRHPPPALHRLTRFRSPLRGPWLTSVFGLVLLVALPFVIITGLLSYIAYAPQLGQAIPGDVGWLRLPAFTWPTRPSWLYRLTQGLHVGLGLVIIPVVLAKLWSVIPRLFVWPPARSIAQVLERLSVLMLVGGILFQIVTGVLNIQYDYIFGFSFYTGHYFGAWVFIAGFLLHIVVKIPHMVTGLRSIPMREVLGTNVADTRAQPCDPDGLVSVNPGEATLSRRGALGLVGAGVLLIGVLTVGQTLGGFTRKAALLLPRGRVVSPGDFPVNKTAAAAGITAEAIGPDWRLVLCGGPAEVVLDRATLAGLPQRTARLPLACVEGWSAVRTWSGVPLAELALLAGVPAARSARVTSLQRGGAFGEAKLAANQIADPDALLALRVDGADLSLDHGYPARIIVPALPGVHNTKWVAGIEFHKR
- a CDS encoding transmembrane protein encodes the protein MFDIATRFKNSYGSGPLHLLAMVSGFALLGYIVATARPSALWNQATWWQSIAVWFVAAVVAHDLLLYPLYALADRILARLVGRRDVSAPRRRPELPVRNYIRIPALAAGLTLLVFLPGIIRQGAPTYLDATGQTQEPFLGRWLLLTAVAFGISAAAYAIRLVVAHVRRRRAGCSRVDAIDEE
- the lipC gene encoding esterase LipC produces the protein MNQRRAAGSTGVAYIRWLLRARPADYMLALSVAGGSLPVVGKHLKPLGGVTAIGVWGARHASDFLSATAKDLLTPGINEVRRRDRASTQEVSVAALRGIVSPDDLAVEWPAPERTPPVCGALRHRRYVHRRRVLYGDDPAQLLDVWRRKDMPTKPAPVLIFVPGGAWVHGSRAIQGYAVLSRLAAQGWVCLSIDYRVAPHHRWPRHILDVKTAIAWARANVDKFGGDRNFIAVAGCSAGGHLSALAGLTANDPQYQAELPEGSDTSVDAVVGIYGRYDWEDRSTPERARFVDFLERVVVQRTIDRHPEVFRDASPIQRVTRNAPPFLVIHGSRDCVIPVEQARSFVERLRAVSRSQVGYLELPGAGHGFDLLDGARTGPTAHAIALFLNQVHRSRAQFAKEVI
- a CDS encoding diacyglycerol O-acyltransferase (triacylglycerol synthase) — translated: MKRLSGWDAVLLYSETPNVHMHTLKVAVIELDSDRQEFGVDAFREVIAGRLHKLEPLGYQLVDVPLKFHHPMWREHCQVDLNYHIRPWRLRAPGGRRELDEAVGEIASTPLNRDHPLWEMYFVEGLANHRIAVVAKIHHALADGVASANMMARGMDLLPGPEVGRYVPDPAPTKRQLLSAAFIDHLRHLGRIPATIRYTTQGLGRVRRSSRKLSPALTMPFTPPPTFMNHRLTPERRFATATLALIDVKATAKLLGATINDMVLAMSTGALRTLLLRYDGKAEPLLASVPVSYDFSPERISGNRFTGMLVALPADSDDPLQRVRVCHENAVSAKESHQLLGPELISRWAAYWPPAGAEALFRWLSERDGQNKVLNLNISNVPGPRERGRVGAALVTEIYSVGPLTAGSGLNITVWSYVDQLNISVLTDGSTVQDPHEVTAGMIADFIEIRRAAGLSVELTVVESAMAQA